One part of the Planifilum fimeticola genome encodes these proteins:
- a CDS encoding CarD family transcriptional regulator has protein sequence MPVGVGFLFNIGDKVVYPLHGAGVIESIEEKEILGERQKYYIMKMPIGDMKVMVPMKSVESIGLREVVDEETVSRVLERLKSRDCGTTANWNRRYRANMDKMRSGDIYQVADVVRSLMLRDREKGLSTGERKMLDNARQILISELVLAKGIDEEQASNLLDELVCSSENAADAE, from the coding sequence ATGCCTGTGGGGGTGGGTTTTTTGTTCAACATCGGCGACAAGGTGGTTTATCCTCTGCACGGGGCCGGCGTGATCGAATCGATCGAGGAAAAAGAGATTCTGGGCGAGCGGCAGAAGTATTACATCATGAAAATGCCCATCGGGGACATGAAGGTCATGGTCCCGATGAAGAGCGTCGAATCGATCGGTCTGCGCGAAGTGGTGGATGAGGAGACGGTGTCCCGGGTGCTGGAACGGTTGAAAAGCCGGGACTGCGGCACCACCGCCAACTGGAACCGGCGCTACCGCGCCAACATGGACAAGATGCGAAGCGGAGACATTTATCAAGTGGCCGATGTGGTCCGGTCCCTGATGCTCCGCGACCGGGAGAAGGGGTTATCCACCGGAGAACGCAAGATGTTGGACAATGCCCGCCAGATCCTGATCAGCGAATTGGTCCTGGCCAAGGGAATCGACGAAGAGCAGGCTTCGAATCTGCTGGATGAGCTGGTTTGTTCCTCGGAAAATGCCGCGGATGCGGAGTAA
- a CDS encoding PIN/TRAM domain-containing protein yields MLKRSVQLAFALVGATLGYHFGPAFFELLRESPLKLGEVPAPHYIGALLGALLLYVATIWLSSNVVRWIRWSEERLVKIPAADFLFGALGLILGLIVAFLIESSLSRLPLPGLSSVLPILASALLGYLGFRVGYKKRDELMSVFTMGRQNKDKKKESKDVDHKILDTSVIIDGRIADICRTGFLEGTLVIPSFVLEELQHIADSSDVLKRNRGRRGLDILNKIQKELKMEVLIYEGDFEEVNEVDSKLVKLAKVLSGKVVTNDFNLNKVCELQGVKVLNINDLANAVKPVVLPGEEINVQVIKDGKEHGQGVAYLDDGTMIVIEGGREFIGERIDVLVTSVLQTSAGRMIFAKPKLLEKAL; encoded by the coding sequence GTGTTGAAGAGGTCGGTTCAGCTTGCCTTCGCATTGGTCGGAGCAACGCTGGGATATCATTTTGGTCCTGCGTTCTTCGAACTGCTTCGCGAGTCACCCCTTAAGCTCGGTGAAGTGCCTGCACCACACTACATTGGAGCCTTGTTGGGGGCGCTCCTCCTGTATGTGGCCACGATCTGGCTTTCCAGCAATGTCGTCAGGTGGATCCGGTGGAGCGAGGAACGGTTGGTGAAGATTCCCGCCGCGGACTTTCTGTTCGGCGCCTTGGGATTGATCCTCGGTCTGATCGTCGCTTTTCTCATTGAGTCTTCCCTTTCCCGCCTTCCCCTGCCAGGCCTTTCATCGGTCCTGCCCATTTTGGCCTCCGCGCTCTTGGGATATCTCGGGTTTCGGGTGGGGTACAAGAAGCGAGATGAGCTGATGTCGGTTTTCACGATGGGGCGTCAAAACAAGGATAAAAAGAAAGAATCCAAGGACGTGGATCACAAGATCCTGGACACCAGCGTGATTATCGACGGCCGGATCGCCGACATCTGCCGGACGGGCTTTTTGGAGGGGACGCTGGTGATCCCCAGTTTTGTCCTGGAGGAACTGCAGCACATCGCCGATTCCTCCGATGTGCTGAAGCGAAACCGGGGACGGCGCGGCCTGGACATCCTGAACAAGATCCAGAAGGAATTGAAGATGGAGGTCCTCATCTACGAGGGGGATTTTGAGGAAGTCAACGAGGTTGACAGCAAGCTGGTCAAGCTGGCCAAGGTGCTTTCGGGAAAAGTGGTCACCAACGACTTCAACCTGAACAAGGTTTGTGAGCTGCAAGGGGTCAAGGTGCTCAACATCAACGACCTGGCCAACGCGGTGAAACCCGTCGTCCTTCCGGGAGAAGAGATCAACGTGCAGGTGATCAAGGACGGGAAGGAACACGGGCAAGGAGTGGCCTATCTGGATGACGGGACGATGATCGTCATCGAGGGTGGCCGCGAATTTATCGGTGAACGGATTGACGTGTTGGTCACCAGTGTGTTACAAACATCTGCGGGGAGAATGATTTTCGCCAAGCCGAAATTGCTGGAGAAGGCCCTTTGA
- the ispD gene encoding 2-C-methyl-D-erythritol 4-phosphate cytidylyltransferase, with product MTVGVIIPAAGRGKRMGAPVNKPFLPLGGQPVLLHTLRVFDTHPQVNEIVVVAAARETERVRELLRNQGLSKVTHVIPGGAERQESVFRGLEFLSTEWVLVHDAVRPFVTHELIDALLQAVRLHEAAILAVPLKDTVKMVGDAGVVEKTPDRSRLWAVQTPQAFRRTLLEDAHRRAAETGLLGTDDAMLVEELGAKVRVVPGDYANIKLTTPEDLVVAEAILTMRRNSE from the coding sequence GTGACCGTCGGTGTCATCATTCCGGCGGCGGGCCGGGGAAAGCGGATGGGGGCTCCCGTGAACAAGCCCTTTCTGCCCCTCGGCGGACAGCCGGTGCTGCTGCATACCCTTCGCGTTTTTGACACCCACCCGCAGGTGAATGAAATCGTGGTCGTCGCCGCCGCCCGGGAGACGGAACGGGTGCGGGAACTGTTGCGGAATCAGGGTTTGTCCAAGGTGACCCATGTGATTCCCGGGGGAGCGGAGCGTCAGGAGAGCGTTTTTCGGGGACTTGAGTTCCTCTCCACGGAATGGGTGCTCGTCCACGACGCGGTTCGCCCCTTTGTCACCCACGAGCTGATCGATGCCCTGCTTCAGGCCGTCCGCCTGCACGAAGCGGCCATTTTGGCCGTTCCCCTGAAGGATACGGTGAAGATGGTGGGAGATGCGGGGGTGGTCGAGAAAACGCCGGATCGCAGCCGGCTGTGGGCTGTCCAGACCCCCCAGGCTTTTCGCCGCACCCTGCTGGAGGATGCCCACCGGCGCGCCGCGGAGACCGGACTGCTGGGAACGGATGACGCGATGCTGGTGGAGGAGCTGGGGGCAAAGGTCCGGGTGGTTCCGGGAGATTATGCCAACATCAAATTGACGACGCCGGAAGACCTGGTCGTCGCCGAAGCGATCTTGACCATGAGGAGAAACAGCGAATGA
- the ispF gene encoding 2-C-methyl-D-erythritol 2,4-cyclodiphosphate synthase, with translation MIRIGQGFDVHRFQEGRPLILGGVRIPHSHGLIGHSDADVLLHAITDAVLGALGKGDIGTYFPDTDPAFKDADSAELLKAVWEMARSAGYKLGNADATIVAQRPKMLPHIPAMRERIAELLEADVGRVNIKATTTERLGFTGREEGIASLAVVCLVKEG, from the coding sequence ATGATAAGAATCGGACAGGGTTTTGACGTTCACCGGTTTCAGGAGGGGCGCCCTCTGATCCTGGGAGGGGTGCGGATTCCCCATTCCCACGGGCTGATCGGCCATTCCGACGCGGACGTCTTGCTGCACGCGATCACCGATGCGGTGTTGGGAGCCTTGGGAAAAGGGGATATCGGCACCTATTTTCCCGATACGGACCCCGCCTTCAAGGATGCGGACAGCGCCGAACTCCTGAAGGCGGTCTGGGAGATGGCCCGGAGCGCGGGGTACAAGCTGGGCAACGCGGACGCCACCATCGTCGCCCAGCGTCCCAAGATGCTTCCCCACATACCGGCCATGCGCGAACGGATCGCCGAATTGTTGGAGGCGGATGTGGGGCGGGTGAACATCAAAGCCACCACCACGGAGCGGTTGGGGTTCACCGGACGGGAGGAGGGCATCGCCTCCCTGGCGGTCGTCTGTTTGGTGAAGGAGGGCTGA